A segment of the Nostoc sp. TCL26-01 genome:
AGGTTGTCTAACTCTAGGCGATCGCCTAAATTCTCGCTCATCACCAAGATTGACATACCTATTCACCTGAACAATCCTACTACGGTTTGAGAACAGGACTTACGTATACGGGGTGTTAGGGTGTAGGAGTTAGAGAATTCGCTAGTTGATGAGCGATCGCTCAATTCAGTATTCATACTGTTAATTTGTAAATTTAATGTGAATTTACTCAACCTCTCCTTTACAAATTTTTCCAAGTGAATCAATAAATAGCTTATTCGTCAAGAGTCACTAGGCATAAGGCTTTCTCTCTCATTTCACACCAGAAAAAGTCTGTAGAGGGGGCAAATTTACCTAATCCTGCTTATAGGAAATTTAAAGTTTTTATTGAAGATGTGATGAAAATCTTGTAAACACGTAGACATACAGTACCTTTTGTATTAGATTACGCTTGGTCTACTTATTGGCGAAATTGGCTTAACTTGCAAATGTTTGTCCAAAAAATCATCTTTAGGTTATCAGCCTTTTACGCATTTGGGATTGGTTTATTTGCTGTGGTTCCCTCGGCTTCAGCTTTTACTTTTTCCCCAAGCGGAGACAGTGTAACAATCACTGCTGCGGATATCAACAAGTCTTTTAACATTGACTTTAACGGTAACGTTAGTACACAAAATGTTCAAGGACTCTCATCCACAGCAATTTTTAAATTTCTCGGATTCAATACAGTTGGTAGTGGTGCTAACACCAGAACCGAAGCAGCGTTTAATATTGACTTAACGAATACATCCAGTAACGGTATTACCTCTAGAACATCTGTTTTAGGTTTTAATACTAGCCTGCCATTGCGGGGAGTTGGCAGTACCAACACTTCTGGAAACACCAGAACTTCTGGACTGTTTAATCAAGATAGAACTGGTCAACTCCCTAATCAATTTGGCAATCTTGATGTCTGCTTCCTGAATCGTAATGGTAATGGTGGCAACTGTTCAGGTGGTGGAAATGGTGGTGTCAGTACTGGTGATCCTACTGGTACATTCTCTCCCATCCTCGCCTTCAATGGTAATATCAACACCTTCACACTAAGTAACTTTGGCGTGCGCTATCAAAGTATTACAGGCACAGGTCTTGGTACTAGCGGTACAGGTAGAGGATTTTACACACCACCACCACCACCACCCAGAAGAGTATCTGAGCCAGCTACAGTTGCTGCCATCAGTTTATTTGTCTTGGGTGGATTGCAGCTGAAAAAGAAGCAGCGTTTGTTATCGGTTTAAATAGAACTATTATTAATTCACAAATCATATGAGGGCGGTAGGAATTCTTTTGCTAATACGAGAGTTCAGCCGTCTTTTTTACTAAATTTCTCAAGTAAAGTCTTAAAATTAATAGGTATAAACTAAATTAAAAATCTTATGGCAGCTAAAGTAGAAATTTACACTTGGATGACTTGCCCATTTTGCATTCGAGCTAAAGGTTTGCTGAATAAAAAGGGCGTGGAATTTGTGGAGTACAGTATTGATGGTGATGAGGCTGCACGAGCTAAAATGGCCGATAGAGCTAATGGTAGACGCTCCTTACCACAAATTTTTATCAACGATCGCCATATTGGTGGTTGTGATGATATTCACGCTCTAGAAAGTCAAGGTAAACTGGATGAGCTATTAGCAGCTAGCATAAGGGAATAGGCAATAGGCAAATAGACAAATAGGCAATAGGAATAAGGATTGTAGCCTAGTTATTTTTCTTTACATAGTTTGCTTTTATTGTCCCGACTTACTTTAGATTCCTAGATAAAACTTCTATTTGAGTTTGGAATTTCCCTCTTCCCTGTCCCCTGTCCCCTGTCCCCTGTCCCTTATCCCCTATCCCCTATTCCCTGGTAAATCTGTCAGGATATCAAGCGATAATTTATCTGAGGATTTTCTGGCGATTGAGGCAAAAAGCGTGAAACTGGCTTTTATTATTGATCCTATCCATCAGTTAGACCCAGGTCATGATACTAGTGTGGCACTGATGGAAGCAGCACAAATTCTGGGGCATGAAGTTTGGGTGACTCAAGCTAATTGGTTGAGTGTGGTGGAGAGCAAGGCTTGGGCTATTTTACAGCAGGTAAAACTCATACCTGTGGAGTTGGTGGAGAAACGTTGGCAAGCCGCAAATCCTTGGTATGAATTAAGTCCCCGGTCTTTAAATTCTTTGGAAACAATGGATGCTGTATTCATGCGGACAGATCCACCAGTGAATGATGCTTACCTTTATGCTACCTATGTTTTGGATTACATTGACCAAAATAAAACCTTGGTGATTAATAATCCTCATGGTATTCGCGGGGCAAATGAAAAAATGTACGCCCTTCAGTTTACCAAGGCAATTCCCGAAACTATTGTCAGTGCTGATAAACAGTTTATTCGCCAGTTTGTCGAAGCTAAAGGGGCGACAGTGTTAAAACCACTAGGTAACAAAGCTGGGGAAGGCATTTTATTTCTCCAATCAGGCGATCGCAATTTTAACTCCATAGTCGAACTTAGCACCCAGCAAGGTCGCTTACCAGTGATGGTACAAACATATTTACCAGCAGCGAAGGCCGGAGACAAGCGCATTATCTTACTCAATGGTGAACCTATTGGCGCACTCAATCGTTTAGCTAGCAATGATGATTTTCGTAACAATATGGCAACTGGTGGTACAGTGGCAACAACGGAAATTACACCACGGGAGATGGAAATCTGTAATCAACTCGCCCAAAAGT
Coding sequences within it:
- a CDS encoding cistern family PEP-CTERM protein — encoded protein: MFVQKIIFRLSAFYAFGIGLFAVVPSASAFTFSPSGDSVTITAADINKSFNIDFNGNVSTQNVQGLSSTAIFKFLGFNTVGSGANTRTEAAFNIDLTNTSSNGITSRTSVLGFNTSLPLRGVGSTNTSGNTRTSGLFNQDRTGQLPNQFGNLDVCFLNRNGNGGNCSGGGNGGVSTGDPTGTFSPILAFNGNINTFTLSNFGVRYQSITGTGLGTSGTGRGFYTPPPPPPRRVSEPATVAAISLFVLGGLQLKKKQRLLSV
- the grxC gene encoding glutaredoxin 3 translates to MAAKVEIYTWMTCPFCIRAKGLLNKKGVEFVEYSIDGDEAARAKMADRANGRRSLPQIFINDRHIGGCDDIHALESQGKLDELLAASIRE
- the gshB gene encoding glutathione synthase — translated: MKLAFIIDPIHQLDPGHDTSVALMEAAQILGHEVWVTQANWLSVVESKAWAILQQVKLIPVELVEKRWQAANPWYELSPRSLNSLETMDAVFMRTDPPVNDAYLYATYVLDYIDQNKTLVINNPHGIRGANEKMYALQFTKAIPETIVSADKQFIRQFVEAKGATVLKPLGNKAGEGILFLQSGDRNFNSIVELSTQQGRLPVMVQTYLPAAKAGDKRIILLNGEPIGALNRLASNDDFRNNMATGGTVATTEITPREMEICNQLAQKLREDGLIFVGIDVIGGYLTEVNVTSPTGIREIDRLNGTRLGHDVIKWVEEKLVIGH